One segment of Marinitoga litoralis DNA contains the following:
- a CDS encoding radical SAM/SPASM domain-containing protein, translating to MEYKFSKYLIHKRKKNIEIYYNFLIRNYVEINSDAIKNIEKNHSNIDFLIDEGILVKKDFNEKFLYKYIMNKIKYTNNTLSITDVVTLNCNLQCSYCMQQNTYKTGYQKPQNLEKRIELWKSLYALFKSKNIVVTFFGGEPSLYPQYIKSMVEKSEYLNLPIKNFNLISNGVFYSKDMFEVLNKIKFVQITLDGPEEIHNSRRKSEKYNNTWNYTINTIKNILRETSTIIVLHSVIDNANFSKTHMEMIKNLIEIFGIETLKERFIFNIGLLSHPDGFSLYTLKNIPPLKVYGQMYIETLKNILTNGLNVVDFLNVWPCTYNKESDIIIAPNGDLYNCISGIGIEEFKICSYNEFINNPERFLQKYSQMLENHIADKICEDCKYLPICNGGCRYNVYVNKTKKDCWKAFHDTVYEEILELYYKYKNQVII from the coding sequence ATGGAATATAAATTTTCAAAATATTTAATTCATAAACGTAAGAAAAATATTGAAATTTACTATAATTTTTTGATCAGAAATTATGTAGAAATTAATTCAGATGCAATTAAAAATATTGAAAAAAATCATTCTAATATAGATTTTTTAATTGATGAAGGAATATTGGTAAAAAAAGATTTCAATGAAAAATTTTTATATAAATATATTATGAATAAAATAAAATATACTAATAATACTTTGTCAATTACCGATGTTGTTACGTTAAATTGTAATCTACAATGTAGTTATTGCATGCAGCAAAATACATATAAGACAGGATATCAAAAACCACAAAACTTAGAAAAAAGGATTGAGTTATGGAAATCACTTTATGCATTATTTAAGAGTAAAAATATAGTAGTAACTTTTTTTGGTGGAGAACCTTCCCTATATCCACAATATATTAAATCTATGGTTGAAAAATCAGAATATTTAAATTTACCTATAAAAAATTTTAACTTAATATCAAATGGAGTTTTTTATTCAAAAGATATGTTTGAAGTATTGAATAAAATTAAATTTGTTCAAATAACTTTAGATGGTCCTGAAGAAATCCATAATTCAAGAAGAAAGTCGGAAAAATATAACAACACATGGAATTATACTATTAATACTATAAAAAATATATTAAGAGAAACATCAACAATTATTGTTTTGCATAGTGTGATAGACAATGCTAATTTTTCTAAAACACATATGGAAATGATAAAAAATTTAATAGAAATATTTGGTATTGAAACTTTAAAAGAAAGATTTATTTTTAATATAGGATTATTAAGTCATCCAGATGGATTTTCACTTTATACATTAAAAAATATACCTCCTTTAAAAGTATATGGTCAAATGTATATTGAAACACTAAAAAATATTTTAACAAATGGATTAAATGTAGTAGATTTCTTAAATGTCTGGCCATGTACATATAATAAAGAAAGTGATATTATAATAGCTCCTAATGGCGATCTATATAATTGTATATCTGGTATAGGTATAGAAGAATTTAAAATTTGTTCGTATAATGAATTTATTAATAATCCAGAAAGATTTTTACAAAAATATTCACAAATGTTAGAAAACCATATCGCAGATAAAATATGTGAAGATTGTAAATATTTACCAATTTGCAATGGTGGATGCAGATATAATGTTTATGTAAACAAAACAAAAAAAGATTGTTGGAAAGCTTTTCACGATACAGTATATGAAGAAATTTTAGAACTATATTATAAATATAAAAATCAGGTGATAATATGA